CATTTTGTTAACGATGTATGTACAAATGTTTTCTTTGGGGCACACTTCtatttctgcacatattttgataCTAATAAGGTATacaaatataccaataaggtaTACAGATATACCACTTGGATATCACATTATATTTTAGCGCTTTTTTTCGTGCAACAACTAGATGTAAATGCATCCCACTTTTATATACTAAAAtagcaaataaataattttttattgaaAATACAAGTAGCCATATAAACTTTTTGCCAAAAAGTAATTTGGCAAAGAATCACCATACCAAATATATGTCTAGTGCAAGACATGCATTTTATTCTTTGCAATTCAAATGATATGATTCTATGATATATGATTTCTATAAAAATATTGAAGCATTATATCAATCTCTCTTTGGAATATTTCGGCACGTTCTCCGGTTGTGTCCTTTTTTCCCGCATAGTGCACATGTAACTGTATTTCCTTCCCAACCTCCTATGCCTCTATTCTTTTTAGGTCTTCCTagtttgatttttccttttagtgGAAGTACCACCTGCGAAGAGACATGTTCTGAAATTTGCTACGTTGTTTCATCCGACAGAGGGTTTACTGGTATCTCATATGTTTTCAGCAAGTAGTCTATGCTGTAGTAATCCGAGCAATACTTGTATGAATCCATATGAAATTTTTGTATAACTGCCATTGCATGTGGACATGGAATATCGTCTAGCTGAAACCTTCCACAAGTGCAGTTTTTTTCATGTAGGCGCACCACATTTCTTGTTTGGCCATCAATTACTAAATGTAAGAATTGAGTTGATAGCAATACctaatataattttaattaagaaaagtcATTAGTTGTATGAAGTAATAGTATTTTTTTAATAACAATATGCAGTTGTTTAGTGAAATCTCTAAAGTGTAGAAGTAAAATTACAGTACATGCAGTATTTTTATGATTCTGAAAATGCATACCGTCATCGTCTGTGATAAGATTGTATTATCTGCCAATATGTTTTCATACTTTACACCTATTTTCATAAATGATTCCACGACATCCTTCTGATTGGTGTAATTCCATTTCTGAATCAATGTCGTCATAAAGTCAAGCAAATTCACAACTGGGAGGTCTCTTGCGTGCTTGTTTGATGCATTTACTGATTCTGCAATATTCAATGTCATGGTCGTGGTTCTATTTGTCTTGGAATATGCCTGGGAAAATTTATCATATCCAATATCCATCAGGTATGTTTTTACTCTACTATCAATAGTTTCTAACTTTGCCATATGCCTGTTGAATTCTTCAATAGTGTATGCTCTTGCTAACGCAAAGTAtacttctttgattttttttggcTCTTCGTGAAGTTCGTTTTTATGTTGTTCCACAGATGGAACATACATACACAATGAGGGACTTCTGGATAAACAATTGAAGTTGCTCTCCATATACCATCATGCATGTTTGAAACAATGCACATTCCCTATCTTTGCCCATAGGTAGAACTGAACTGCACAAAGAGCCACTCCTACGATGTATCGTTTTCCGAATCAACAATTGCATATGCAAGGGGTAGAATTTGTCCTGTAAAACcaaaggaaaaaatattagttacaacacataatattaatatattattttatatagtagtatagtcataggtAGGTGCAGGTGTGTAGCAAAACAAttatatactctgttggtatacttgtataccatattggtatcatatgataTTTGAATATCTTTTTTGCTGCTTTAACCGAATGTAATTGTATTGCTTTTTTAAAATAGTAAAGTACATCAATTATTCAATACTGATTCTAAGACAACTTTTTTCTTACCCTCTGCGTCTAGAATCCTGATATACTATATCAGTATCATCTTTTACTGATAAAAAACATAGACAAACCAGTACAATTCTTATAATAACcagaccggttattttgagcatttgcacttctctCGGTAGTTTGTgggtatgagtagctccgtatgatatattatgacttgtgtgaatcgtcggttttggttttcaggttattcggaatcgatttggaagaatgaattttatgattgaagctttaagttagaagagttgaccaagtttgacttttttagtatttgaccccggattggagttttgatggtttagTTAGGCCCGGATGGTTATTTAGGACTCGGGCGTACGctcggatttgtatttggatgtttctagaaggtttcagcgtaaattggcgaaagttgaaaatttaaaggtttggaaagttcataagtttgacggagagttgactttgatgatatcggattcgaatTATAGTTCCGAGAATTTGAatagcttctttatgtcatttgggacttgtatgcatAATTTGgattcattccgggttgatttgatatgttttggtgcgaattttggaagttgaaagtgcAAAGTTCAATtaagttcgaattgaggtgtgatccgttgttttgatgttgttatgcgtgatttgaggtctcgagtaagtccatgttatattatgggacttgttggtatattcggacggggtccctaggggctcgggtgagtttcaaatatgtttgggttgtgttgcgcttgtccttttttttttaaaaaatgtttcgacgtcgtttcttcaagcataaatggtatcatattaagcaaatgagctccaatttttgttttgattgaagtattagatccgtatcataattttggaatTATAGAAACTTGAATCATTAAGTTTCGACATCGTAttaggaatttatggtcattttactaagaattgggttgctagatttttcagattaattatgacattgccactgaattcgtatttaaaaatctgcactatttgcaaatattgaaaccaacatatctcattcattataaggtcaaatggagtgattcaaaagcctaacttgactggcATTTTAGAAGGAATcaattggaggcatcaaaagtgagttttggatcgtttggcatgagaaacgaggTAGAACAGCTGGGCGGAAGCATATAAATCAAGAGTTTGTTCATTTGgttatattttgagttgggagctcggatttggacgattcTTGAagtgattttcaccacatggattggggtaagtgttctctactcattttttaattatatttcatgaatttatcttcgtgtttggcaattggttgatgatttcaaaagtgaGATTTGGGGGGTTgtttaaaatttcataaagtgaatttttgagttttgaacatcgatttggagtcggatttgagtgaaactagtatggttggactcgtaattgaatgggttgtcagatttataagttttgtcgagttttgaggtgcgggcccggattggatcttttggttgattttgggcttttgagtaaagattcaacctttatcgattgggtttgattcctttggcattatttgatgtatttcagttacttttggctagtttcaagccgtTCAGAGGGCGGtacgcgcgagatggcatttttggagcatcgtctggcttgctcggtgttacatttgg
This DNA window, taken from Nicotiana tabacum cultivar K326 chromosome 4, ASM71507v2, whole genome shotgun sequence, encodes the following:
- the LOC107811217 gene encoding uncharacterized protein LOC107811217, with product MESNFNCLSRSPSLCMYVPSVEQHKNELHEEPKKIKEVYFALARAYTIEEFNRHMAKLETIDSRVKTYLMDIGYDKFSQAYSKTNRTTTMTLNIAESVNASNKHARDLPVVNLLDFMTTLIQKWNYTNQKDVVESFMKIGVKYENILADNTILSQTMTVLLSTQFLHLVIDGQTRNVVRLHEKNCTCGRFQLDDIPCPHAMAVIQKFHMDSYKYCSDYYSIDYLLKTYEIPVNPLSDETT